From the genome of Plectropomus leopardus isolate mb chromosome 4, YSFRI_Pleo_2.0, whole genome shotgun sequence:
TCATGATTTAAGATTATATTTTATGAAGGCATATTTTATCAAGGACAATGCTTAAATCCtgtatggttgtttgtttttagacaaAGTCTatcatttcaaaactttctgtTCAATTGttgaaaagcaaaacagaaagttttttttagcaatatgtgtttgtatttcacGATTTCCAATGTTATCTAGATTATAATAGTGATATACATGATGATAAACATAATGATATACATAATGATACACACATGATGATATATACATGATGATATATACATGATGCATGTGGAACGAGTTTTGCTGAGTGCTTTTCATTCTGCAGACGTCATATTGTGGTGGATATTTTGTCCGTGTTTTTATGTTGAGACCTACAACGGTCCATGTTAAACAACACGCTTTTATAACCTCTGgtgtattttgtcatattgccACCAGAGGGCAGCATCAGCATTAAAGATTGCAACATTTTCCAAACAGACTTCTGCCTCTTTTGCAAGTATGgtgtaaaaatttaaaacaaaggttaacaaagcaaaacatgacttttaaagatcatttttatgtattaaaaaacaaatacaaaaaggaaaaataaagatagaTCATTTAGGTCTGCACTGGTGATACAAACATAACATGTCTGCAATGTTTTATCAGTCCACGTCTGTGCTGAAGACCCAACTGTTCGGACTGCACATGAAAATCTCAGAAAGTGTGTATCAGTTCCcatctgtgcgtgtgtgtgtgtcctctacTGTTTGGTCTTCAGAGTGTGTCGAGGCTCTTCAACCTCCGCTCAGTGAAGAAGCGGTGTGTCTGGTGGGTCGGGTTTTGGGCGTTACCTCCTGCTGATGCACCAAAGTAGGACAACATGGATCTGTTGTTCTGCCGCTGGGCTGCCTTCTCCCCGTCCTCGTCCTCGTCGTCCCTGTggaaaaatttgacaaaataggacaactttttttaaactgtggttAGTTTTCCTTTGAAGTCAAATGATTTAAACAGACACTAAGCATGACCTGAAAATCAAAGGGGCTTGTGGTTTTCACACAAATATATGTGTAAGTATTCTTATTAACAcactataaaaacattttaaaagcatttctaacaagttgtttttggtttctttggAGTTGGATAAAAGCTTGAACTATTTTGCTTGAAGAAAATTATCTGCCAAATTCTTGTTTGCAGAGACATATTTTCTTGGAGCAGAAACACAGTGggcataaataataaaaatcctgttttattGCTGGTAGTCTTAAACTCCCTAAATCAGCCTCTGCTTTTATATAATCAAGGACGCTGGTCAAAATCAAGAAGGCTCTTTACCAGTGGACAGTCACACCCTTGCTCTCCATCAGGGTTTGGGCAGTGCTCCAACTAAATCGAACAAACTGGGGGTAACCGAACACTGGATCCAGGTACTTCAGGAGCCATGCTTTAGTTTTGGGGTCTGAAAAcacatgggagaaaaaaatctgtttctacATGCATCCATAACAGTCTTAGTAGTGTTTAAGTAACATTAGCAGTgacacagaatttaaaaaaaaagaaacgtcTGCATGAAAGGATTATGATAGCCCTCGATGTTTCAGTTACCGTTTGGGTATCCTGAGCCGTAGTCTGTATCCACATCTCCCAAGTCCTCAGCAAAGTTCCAGGTCTTCACAACGCGATCCCTGgccacctgaaaataagcagcaGAAAAACTACTGAGTGATTATGAATGAAACTTAAAATGTGGACGAGGAGcttttcagcagcagcaaatATGATCTTTGTAATCCTGAATTAGGAGCTCTTAAGTAACAAGGACATCCATTCAAACAGTCACGACAACTGTAACCTAGTGTTACATAGAAGAGTTACAGCagtgaaaaattgaaaaaaaattgagggTTATCATATTGGGTTCATTTGCGATatacaatactttttaaaagaaagaggaaaaaaaaaacagacagagaatctcacctgcacacacacatctcctctcctcctccactgctggtcagactttttacacataattctcttttctttttaatggtttaaagtTTCAGATAACTActtcttttattcctttaagTTCATTGCaactgatgatgataaaaaaaaataattaaatacctGAGACAGTCCTATACCCTATTTCATTAATACTGACACTTTCGAGAACGACAGTGTTAAAGGAAGAGCCGTGTTTGAGTTCTTAGAAGTTGCACCAATGTGCCACAGCGGTACAGGGAGTGTGAGTGCAGCGTTCTGTGGGGCTTATTGCTCGCCCCGCAGCATGTAAACTCCGCGTTCAGGCAAGTGAAACCCGCCATGCAGTTGTCTGAAAAATAAACGTGATGTCTAATGTaacatttatctgaaaataaactgcgTACTGTATCACTGAAGCTGAGTTTTTCCAGCTGAGTTGCGTGCGCATGTCTCTCTCACCACTAAGCATTAAACAGGAACTGATGAGAAAAATCGGACACACTGGTCACCATACAAGTTAACTGTGGGGTCGACAATgtcatgtaaaacaaaatgttactgTCGTTGAATATCTCTGGAACGCTGCATGtgagagacttttttttttttggacccaGAAGTTAACTGTTGTTCCAACAAGGACTCTGGCGTGACCGTATCCCTTTAAGAAACTCTCTAAACCAGATCTgaactgcattttcttttgggAGACTTTGTGaaacacaacaataatgataaatgtAATACTGAATGTCTTctgtaatgtaatatttttccatggtaaaaacagtttttgtagcTGTTTGCCATCAACTGGCTGTCCGTGATGCCTTTGAGTTAAGTTTGTCGACCAATAAGAGGCCGCGTCTCTGACTGTGAGGGCGATGTTTgacagtttctgttttatttcatgaatgctaattttaaaaagcaaagaatTTAAGTTCCACTACTTTTGCTGCTGTTCAAGATTTTTGCCATGATATATAATTTCAGAATCAGGATTTAGATATTAAGGCAGGTGTCGTATCAAATTCATGATTTTGGTATTGTGACAACAGTACTGAGAAATGAAATCCACTTGGCTGCTGGTCACTAACCTTTGCACAGATACTGGCTGCACTGACGATGGGGAAGAGGGAGTCAGCCTTTGGCCTCACAGTCACAGTGATacctggaaacagctttgaGAGTTTCTCCTCATATTTCTCTGCTGGGCCAACTGTGTCCACATATACCTTCCAACACAGAGGGAGGCGAAGGCGggagaaagcaaagaaaaaagatgagtgAAAATAAGAATATGTTGACTCGTGTtgaatgtttaaatgaaaaatcagTTGGATTCATGACTTTCAGACAAAGCACTGTACAGAGCATCTTTATATCTGCATGAGCTGTTTGATATCATACCTCTGTGAGCTGAACTCCACTGTCCAAAGCATACTGAACTAGGCCGATTGCTGTATCATGTGAAAGAGCGTTGAGGTTGTATTTTGTCCTAATAAGAGCAGACATTTTGTCAGGGTGTGAATACGAAAcacaaattatgaaaaaaaagagcaagtcTCTGTGTGCATGATAGTATTTGTGGCACAAACCTCTGTAACATGCTGGTGGAGATGGTGTTTGGTGAAAGAATCTGCAGAGCCCAGCCTACAAAACTTTTGGCTTCATCCAGTTTTTGGAAAAGATTCTCTCGTTCTGCTTCTGAGAGTGTCTTTGAATCTGATGAGAAAGGGACAAAATGCATCAAGAGAAGATGTATTGTTTATtgtgcttatttattttatggtgGTGTTTTTGATGCCTTGGACACAAGAAAAGATGAATTGCTGAACTTTACATTTTCTTCGGTAAGCCGGCAGTGAGTGggtttaaagtaaaataaaggcTATGCAGCATCTTTCAACTGCCCTCTGCAGAGGTGTTAGACAATAGGAATACCTGCCACTTTCAAGTTCTTCAGCTCCTCCTTTTTGGAAACTGGACAGAAACATATTCCATACACCATGGGCCCTGGAgccaaaaaacatgaacattaagTACTGAATCCACGAGCCACAGTGCAGTGATTGCTGCAGTAAATAAGCAATGCATTCAAATCATGGCAGACAGTTATCAAATCATTATCTCTATGACAGGCATGGGACAATATGAAAATTTCACGTCACTATGATCCTGGCCAAAATAATTGCGATCTACAATATTATCccaataataatcaaaaatatgcttaaaagtcttaaaatgccaCTAAAATATGCCTGACTTTACACTACACTTGgttttattgcatcacagaTAAGACACAGTATTTTCTTAGTGTATGTCttttgtaaggaaaaaaaaaaaagccaatgcttgatatttttcattttttgagattGGTTTAAATGTAGCCTGTTTTGGCAGTTTCTTGTATTGTTGGTCACACAGCAGTCTTTAAAGCTGTTGCTGAACACGACATTCACGATTATCCGGATAATGGAAATTCACCACAATCTTCCTACTGAGGGCGGTTTTCATGATACATGATCTCATCACTGTTGTGTGATAAAGTCAGGGTTCCTACatcttaaggcaagttagatttaagactttttaaatgccacttggaattaagTTCAAGACCagttttctaataaccaaaattgaacgaggataattttattttgcccaaatgtttagtGTAACAAAAACGGGACATTTtatccagtgaaaaagttataCTATCTATGTCAATAAATAACTCTATTTAGAGTGGAGCACATGAAAGCCAATGAACGCATTATGTTATCAAAAAGGCAtctatttaaaagaaaaagatttgagCAATAATTTGGAGATTTttcaatgcaatgtcagaaaatatcataaaatcccACTTCCCCGTGTCATAGCAAGACTTACGaatgattaatttaagtcaatttaataccaattgaggccttatttttagatgtttgaaTTCACCCTCTTTTTAGACTTGTTAAGGATCCGCGGGGACCCTGGATAAAATATGAATGTCTACAACAGAATATGTAGGTGTGCGGTCTTATTCACACAGTGTAAGGTTTAGATTTATGGGATAGTTAGCCAGCAGCTTACCCAGCACGGGGCCCCTGCCCGCCTCGTCGATGCCCAGACAGCAGTCCTCAGTCCGGCACACATCAGGGACCTGAGAGCTCAGCCGGCAGCTGACAGAGTTGTCTGTTTCAAAGGGGCCGAGGTCCATGACAGCTggctgacagaaaacacacattaaatatttatcctACCATGTTTAAGTCTAACTTAATTTACAACTCTGTCTCCTGACTACCTGCCATGCTAGTTACATACTTACgggacacacaaaaacaggtgTTAGCTCATGCGTTAGCTCTTGTACTTAAATGTGAACTCAAACGTTAGCTGACTGCTAACTTCTCAAACTGGTATTTATCCCAAAACacgcacatttttttttctatttacatAAGTAGTTTAGGCTCTTGGGAGAACTCCTGTAAGTAGTTTGCACCATTATATGtctaaacaaactaaaatctcACCTATTTAGACTGTGCAGgttgccttaaaaaaaacttcgTGTTGTGTTTCTGTCCGCAGCGGATTTGGCGCCTCTAGAAAGACGTCACACGCGTCTTCttcttcacctttttttttaagttgtaggCGCATTAGCGCCACCAGCTGGTCCGGAGTATCAGAACTTACTAGTGAAAGTCACTCAGAAACGTTAAGTCTGCATACCGGTGAGTGTGATCAGCaaaacatgtcctaaaatatcACAAGTGTTATGTTCTATATGTTATATAGTTTAATTGCTATTTAGTGATGCACATGT
Proteins encoded in this window:
- the rnaseh2a gene encoding ribonuclease H2 subunit A; the encoded protein is MDLGPFETDNSVSCRLSSQVPDVCRTEDCCLGIDEAGRGPVLGPMVYGICFCPVSKKEELKNLKVADSKTLSEAERENLFQKLDEAKSFVGWALQILSPNTISTSMLQRTKYNLNALSHDTAIGLVQYALDSGVQLTEVYVDTVGPAEKYEEKLSKLFPGITVTVRPKADSLFPIVSAASICAKVARDRVVKTWNFAEDLGDVDTDYGSGYPNDPKTKAWLLKYLDPVFGYPQFVRFSWSTAQTLMESKGVTVHWDDEDEDGEKAAQRQNNRSMLSYFGASAGGNAQNPTHQTHRFFTERRLKSLDTL